Within Epilithonimonas zeae, the genomic segment TCAATTGATTAAGGAAAAGAAATCTTTCAAGATTTTTTATGATGAAAATATCTCCGCTTCTCAGATTTCTGCCGGCGTTTGTAATCCTGTTATTCTGAAGAGATTTAATACATTTTGGAAGTCTCAACAACAAATTGATTATCTGAATGTCATCTTCAAAGAAATTGAAGCTTATACTTCCAAAAATTATTTGATTGATGAAAATGTTGTTCGGATTTTTCATAATGATTCCGAGAAAGTGCAATGGACCAAAAATTCTCAGAAAGAAGATTTGAGGTCTTATCTTAACCCGGATTTTATAAAATTAGTGTCTGTTGAAAATTCTTTCGGAGCTGGAAAGGTCAATCAATCCTGCAGAATTGATGTTTCTAGTTTCTTTACAGATATATTGAATTATTTAGAAGACAACAATTATTTAATCAAAGAAAAATTCGATCATCAATTAATTGATACTGCAAACAATTCGTATAAAAATTTCACATTTAAAAATCTTATTTTCTGCGAAGGTATTGCAAGCAACACTAATCCATTTTTT encodes:
- a CDS encoding NAD(P)/FAD-dependent oxidoreductase, with amino-acid sequence MEHVDYIIVGAGYAGVFFAHQLIKEKKSFKIFYDENISASQISAGVCNPVILKRFNTFWKSQQQIDYLNVIFKEIEAYTSKNYLIDENVVRIFHNDSEKVQWTKNSQKEDLRSYLNPDFIKLVSVENSFGAGKVNQSCRIDVSSFFTDILNYLEDNNYLIKEKFDHQLIDTANNSYKNFTFKNLIFCEGIASNTNPFFSNVPIQPNKGHCLKVKLNKVPDSYIIKKKHFLFNLQNDDYYYGGTYDRFDKTNNINDESVEELKSGLQEIYKNDFEIQDINVAFRATVADRRPILGRHQKYQNFYIFNGLGARGVYNGSYFSKVLFDFIENNLNLESEIDVKRFY